The genome window attatgggaataaaatcatataaaaacatatataaatatatgctctatcaaagaccaagggcgtgcctttaacggggtgtcctcgcctccccgggggcgcgacctcatgttaaagaaggacctgtctgatgtgttgtaagaaggctcttcttatgggagagtgtacattcgctgagacaacccttccgagggagacgaagaccgtccctccggggataggaagacctacccctccgggggggatatgacgacccctccgggggatacgacgactcttccgaggtgttgtagccgtttttgtatatcatgtggaggggaggacgcgccctccccagacatggcccgggaggtgcggtctcttgtccagtaaggaggattgaagacaagataagggatggacgcgccctccccagacatggcccgggaggtgcggtctcttgtccagtaaacagggatgaagacgggaattgggaaggacacgtcctccctatcagggcgcgtcctttgactcagaagaggcatagttatgaaatacatgatgaaagaaagaggatgagtgagtctccgtgacgacccttccgagggatatgaagactagttaccaagctcatttggtagttatcaggctcatctgatagttcccgggctcatccgggcatgatctacaatcctcaatcctgctatctgccgagttaaccctcgtgtgggggcttgaggtgatcatggctcttgaaggccctccggggtaacacgaaggccgatcatatgtctggatcctgtattctggtgagttagccctcatcgggggattgagacgatcgtgtaatttggctccttgtctaccttgtttgaagatgaagacctcaccgagaggtgaggacgtgtccctgcacctcgaggggttagtcatggctcccccagataacttctccataagagtcgtggactcgtggtagatgctatctctcgtagtggagatatcgttgaatccgtgatctatttggattaggagtctgaggtagtcatactcaagactaattctaacaggagtaggattttccaagatgggccttcggcctatctccgaccttattgccaagaggcctagtcctgatcaaactaggactcctggttccatagaactacgtatggcttgatcccctataaatataggggtacgtaggcacattgggggatcatgagttgagagcacgtgagaccaactcaaaaccctaatctcagccaccccctaaaacaaacaaccaccactctccggcaaccaaaaccaccgtcacagatcttgattccggctatgaacctcatctttgttgattaccaaattcctctatcaacagaAACTAATAGGACTTCATATCACAAGAAAATACATATATTGTTATTGATTCAGCGAGTAACAGATGAATATCTGCTGAACCATAATCAAGGAATAACACTAgaaaattattagtttaatatagGAAGACCTGATAGTCTTTTaaaatatgtacatatataatttttttaagaaataagtGACTTgtttatacaaataaaaaatattaaacaaatgttaaatatataattaaaaatatgaaaatatgatttttccGCCGAAAATTTGATTGAGAGGATAAAAACCGATTCCCCACACAAATATATCATCATCCTAGTTAATGCAGATTAGCTATTTTACACATGCAGCCGTAGATTAGCTATTTTACACCTGCAGCCTTATAGTACGACACTTCTCACGTGGGAAGTGTCCAGGAAGTACACAAATCAAACCATACTGGatagcaaatattataatatcttaCATTCTTACCGAATACGATAACTACGCAAACTCACCTCCCAAGTTATTCAAGCTCCAGCTATATTACACAAGTGAAGTAAATCACTTCTCATATCTAGGAGGTTCTTAGAATATACACACAGCTAGTGCATGCGTGTAAAGATACACACATGACACAACCCTATAGTACCTCATGCACGAGAGGCTTGCCTTTCAGCATCTCTCTGATTCCCCACAGCTCGAACACGAAGATGAAGCTCGATAGCAGACGCAAAGAACCTGAGTTTCTGATGAGCGGACTCCAGTTTCTCCAAAACGTAACAAACAGTCATTTCTCTTAAATCATTAGCCTCTTGGTACAATGCTTCCATTGGTGATTTGAGCTGGGCCGCAACAAAGTACCCGTCCTCAGATGGCATTGCCACAGAGTCATGAATCGCAGCCAATGCAGACATCAGCCTTCTCTCTTCCCCTTTTATGTGCTCACGAAACTCTTCCATTTCCTCCTTTTTATCCTCACTTATGTCCAACACCGTCTTAGACACGAGGCGTAGCACCTGAGACGGCTTGTACCCCCGATCCATAACAAGGAAAGCTGCAGAGTGTTTAACCAAGTTGGTGAAATGATCAGAAACACGTCCATATTAGCTAGTTCTGATTTCATTTCATAGTACTCCCGGTAATGACTCAATATCCTGGTGACTAGAGCATTACAACTGGTTTCCTCCTGGTCATGCTGTTGATTGATTTCGCGAAGATAGTTTTCTAGACGTTGCAACCAGCCTTCAAAGAAGGTTATGAAGGTGTTGAGGAAATGGTTTGTCTGGCTCATACTGTGAGGAAATATTTAGGGTTGTGGATGAAGAGAAATGAGATTAGCAAGTATTCTATTTATAGTGGTAGCTAGATGGGCTAGCCGGCCCAATCCATGTAAATGAGATTAGCAAGAATTCTATTTATACATGAGACTCCCTTAAGGTCTGTGAGTTTTACAGTTTAGCTAGGTTCATGAACTGCCCTCGAATTCACGTGAGCTGCTTGCTTGCATACAAAAATTGGCAGAGGGAGATTCCCTTCTGGAAAGTGCTATTGGTTTTGTTTTGTTGCTATTTACTCACTTTCAGTATATATTTATTCGGAGTGATATGAACTTCCTAGAAAGTGTTGGATTTTTCCCTGGTGGTACAGAGCGGGTGCTAACTTCACCATCCCAAATAGATCTCGAAAATGATCAACACCTCGCTCATTTCTCAAGTCGATTTAGAAGTGATTTCTCATATTTTCAAACCGCAAACACTTCTCTCGATAATTTTCTCTTCCTCTTTTCATGTATGTAAATATTTCCCTATTTTTGTAAGTCGATGTATCAAAATTCTAGTCGTCAATTCATATGCTCCATTTCCCTCTCCCATCACTCATTTATCTCATTAATCTTCTTTGAGTAATtagcactttgcaccctttaACTTTGGTCGTTTTTGCGATTTGGTCTCGAACTTTGAATTATAGCAAAGTGCATCCCATAGCTTATAAATTTCAATCAGATTACACCCTTTTTACTAACTTCCGTCAAAAACTAACGGTCAACATTAAAGGCGGAAAGTTTTAACTTTATAATTAGCACTTTGCACCCAtcaatttttatcattttttcgaTTCGGTCTCATATTTTTATGTCGGCATAATGCAACTtccaacataaaaaatttaatcattttacaaCCCTTTAACGAATTCCCGtcaaatattaacatttaacATTAAATGGCACGGATAAAACCgaattatcatttaattttaaaagataacGTTAGATATATTGGATATATAAGTAATTAAACAatgattacttttaattttaacaGACAAATACGTAACAAtcgaaagaagaaagaaaagataAGTGAAAGCTGGGGATTCTAA of Daucus carota subsp. sativus chromosome 3, DH1 v3.0, whole genome shotgun sequence contains these proteins:
- the LOC108214096 gene encoding uncharacterized protein LOC108214096, which encodes MDRGYKPSQVLRLVSKTVLDISEDKKEEMEEFREHIKGEERRLMSALAAIHDSVAMPSEDGYFVAAQLKSPMEALYQEANDLREMTVCYVLEKLESAHQKLRFFASAIELHLRVRAVGNQRDAERQASRA